Part of the Mytilus edulis chromosome 9, xbMytEdul2.2, whole genome shotgun sequence genome, ACTTTCAGAGTTATGTCAACTTGGTGGAGATGATGGTTTAATGGATCGGTTTCTGTTTTGCGTTGCCAAACCAGTCTTTAATGCCACGGCAATTACTAAAGCAAATGTACCACTATTACGAGACACCAAATTGCAGAGTTTTGAAAATGTCATGAACAACATTTACGAGGAACACCTAGCAGGGAAGCACTACAAGTTGTCCGCAGATGCCGAGAGTGTGTTTGATGGTTTGATTGACTCATATTCCGACTACATGAATGCCAAATATGGATCTGACCACGGTAAGTAAACAGTATAGTCATGAAAAGAAAGTGAACTGGGGTTATATTTCCAATATTAATGTCAATATCTTTGTTCAAGATagcaatattatatttattacaatagtcaagaataaagtattttacatctgcaccccccccccttttccatcCCCACCTCCTCCAATGTACACagaatttttcaacatttattta contains:
- the LOC139489879 gene encoding uncharacterized protein, translated to MWGGKGDSSILVTGTRGFSKTSMSCCLFIQPQPLLSELCQLGGDDGLMDRFLFCVAKPVFNATAITKANVPLLRDTKLQSFENVMNNIYEEHLAGKHYKLSADAESVFDGLIDSYSDYMNAKYGSDHEEDKENETPNLNISLDESEMMTSKDTIHILRLRHH